From Streptomyces sp. Edi4, one genomic window encodes:
- the gltB gene encoding glutamate synthase large subunit translates to MRSDAWSPMDGRPAQQGMYDPRNEHDACGVGFVATLTGVASHELVEQALTVLRNLEHRGATGSEPDSGDGAGILLQVPDAFLREVTDFELPEAGAYAVGIAFLPLQETDEAVSAIETIAAEEGLTVLGWREVPVTPALLGNGARATMPAFRQLFVAGDTSPTESAQGALSGIALDRKAFVLRKRAEREAGVYFPSLSARTLVYKGMLTTGQLEPFFPDLSDQRFATAVALVHSRFSTNTFPSWPLAHPYRFVAHNGEINTVKGNRNWMVARESQLASNLFNSGAGKIDRIFPVCTPDASDSASFDEVLELLHLGGRSLPHSVLMMVPEAWENHESMDPARRAFYQFHATMMEPWDGPACVTFTDGTQVGAVLDRNGLRPGRYWVTDDGLVVLSSEVGVLDIDPAKVVRKGRLQPGRMFLVDTAEHRIIEDDEIKASLAAENPYQEWLEAGEIELEDLPEREHIVHTHASVTRRQQTFGYTEEELRVIIAPMARTAGEPLGSMGTDSPIAALSARPRLLFDYFTQLFAQVTNPPLDAIREELVTSLRSTLGPQGNLLEPSAASCRNVTLPFPVIDNDELAKLIHINADGDMPGMKAATLSGLYRVSGGGDALAARIDAICQETDAAIEGGARLIVLSDRHSDAEHAPIPSLLLTAAVHHHLIRTKQRTQVGLLVEAGDVREVHHVALLIGYGAAAVNPYLAMESVEDLVRAGTFIEGLEPEQAIRNLIYALGKGVLKVMSKMGISTVASYRGAQVFEAVGLDEAFVAKYFIGTATKIGGAGLDVVAKEVAARHAKAYPASGTPSAHRALEIGGEYQWRREGEPHLFDPETVFRLQHATRTKRYDIFKQYTDRVNEQSERLMTLRGLFGFSGERPSIPIDEVEPVSEIVKRFSTGAMSYGSISREAHETLAVAMNQLGGKSNTGEGGEDADRLYDPARRSAIKQVASGRFGVTSEYLVNADDIQIKMAQGAKPGEGGQLPGHKVYPWVAKTRHSTPGVGLISPPPHHDIYSIEDLAQLIHDLKNANPAARIHVKLVSEVGVGTVAAGVSKAHADVVLISGHDGGTGASPLTSLKHAGGPWELGLAETQQTLLLNGLRDRIVVQTDGQLKTGRDVVIAALLGAEEFGFATAPLVVSGCVMMRVCHLDTCPVGIATQNPVLRDRFSGKPEFVVNFFEFIAEEVREILAELGFRSIEEAVGHAELLDTDRAVTHWKAQGLDLAPLFHVPELPEGAVRHAVTQQDHGLAKALDNELIKLAADALEAETPEAAQPVRAQIAIRNINRTVGTMLGHEVTKRFGGAGLPDDTIDITFTGSAGQSFGAFLPRGVTLRLEGDANDYVGKGLSGGRVVVRPDRGADHLAEYSTIAGNTIAYGATGGELFLRGRTGERFCVRNSGATVVSEGVGDHGCEYMTGGHAVVLGETGRNFAAGMSGGIAYVIDLDRDNVNSGNLGAIEALSDTDKQWLHDVVRRHFEETASTVAEKLLADWSAHVDRFSKIIPTTYKAVLAAKDAAELAGLSEQETTEKMMEAATHG, encoded by the coding sequence ATGCGTTCCGACGCCTGGTCGCCCATGGACGGTCGCCCCGCCCAGCAGGGGATGTACGACCCCCGTAACGAGCACGACGCCTGTGGCGTCGGGTTCGTGGCCACCCTCACCGGTGTTGCCAGCCATGAGCTGGTCGAGCAGGCGCTGACCGTACTGCGCAATCTGGAACACCGCGGTGCCACCGGCTCCGAGCCCGACTCGGGAGACGGCGCGGGCATCCTGCTCCAGGTCCCCGACGCGTTCCTGCGCGAGGTCACGGACTTCGAGCTGCCCGAGGCCGGCGCGTACGCCGTGGGCATCGCCTTCCTGCCGCTCCAGGAGACCGACGAGGCCGTCTCGGCGATCGAGACGATCGCGGCCGAGGAAGGCCTCACCGTCCTCGGCTGGCGCGAGGTGCCCGTCACCCCCGCCCTGCTCGGCAACGGCGCCCGCGCCACCATGCCCGCCTTCCGCCAGCTCTTCGTGGCCGGGGACACCTCCCCGACGGAGTCCGCTCAGGGCGCCCTGAGCGGCATCGCACTCGACCGCAAGGCCTTCGTGCTGCGCAAGCGCGCCGAGCGGGAGGCCGGTGTCTACTTCCCCTCGCTCTCCGCCCGGACCCTCGTCTACAAGGGCATGCTGACCACCGGCCAGCTGGAGCCGTTCTTCCCGGACCTCTCCGACCAGCGCTTCGCCACCGCCGTCGCCCTCGTGCACTCGCGGTTCTCCACCAACACCTTCCCCTCCTGGCCGCTGGCCCACCCCTACCGTTTCGTCGCGCACAACGGCGAGATCAACACGGTCAAGGGCAACCGCAACTGGATGGTGGCCCGCGAGTCCCAGCTCGCCTCCAACCTCTTCAACTCCGGCGCCGGCAAGATCGACCGCATCTTCCCCGTCTGCACGCCGGACGCCTCCGACTCGGCGTCCTTCGACGAGGTGCTGGAACTCCTCCACCTCGGCGGACGCTCGCTGCCCCACTCGGTCCTGATGATGGTCCCCGAGGCGTGGGAGAACCACGAGTCGATGGACCCGGCCCGGCGCGCCTTCTACCAGTTCCACGCCACGATGATGGAGCCCTGGGACGGCCCGGCCTGCGTCACCTTCACCGACGGCACCCAGGTCGGCGCGGTCCTCGACCGCAACGGCCTGCGCCCGGGCCGGTACTGGGTGACCGACGACGGCCTCGTGGTCCTCTCCTCCGAGGTCGGCGTCCTCGACATCGACCCGGCCAAGGTCGTCCGCAAGGGCCGCCTCCAGCCCGGCCGGATGTTCCTGGTCGACACCGCCGAGCACCGCATCATCGAGGACGACGAGATCAAGGCGTCCCTGGCCGCCGAGAACCCGTACCAGGAGTGGCTGGAAGCCGGCGAGATCGAGCTGGAGGACCTGCCCGAGCGCGAGCACATCGTGCACACCCACGCCTCGGTCACCCGCCGCCAGCAGACCTTCGGCTACACCGAGGAAGAGCTCCGCGTCATTATCGCGCCGATGGCCCGCACCGCCGGCGAACCGCTCGGCTCCATGGGCACGGACTCGCCGATCGCCGCGCTCTCCGCCCGCCCCCGGCTGCTGTTCGACTACTTCACGCAGTTGTTCGCGCAGGTCACCAACCCGCCGCTGGACGCGATCCGCGAAGAGCTCGTCACGAGCCTGCGCTCCACGCTCGGCCCCCAGGGCAATCTGCTCGAGCCCTCGGCCGCCTCGTGCCGCAACGTCACCCTGCCCTTCCCGGTCATCGACAACGATGAGCTGGCCAAGCTGATCCACATCAACGCCGACGGCGACATGCCGGGCATGAAGGCCGCCACGCTCTCGGGTCTGTACCGGGTCTCCGGCGGTGGTGACGCGCTCGCCGCCCGCATCGACGCCATCTGCCAGGAGACCGACGCGGCGATAGAGGGCGGCGCCCGCCTGATCGTCCTGTCCGACCGGCACTCCGACGCCGAGCACGCGCCGATCCCCTCACTGCTGCTCACCGCCGCCGTCCACCACCACCTCATCCGCACCAAGCAGCGCACCCAGGTGGGTCTGCTGGTGGAGGCCGGTGACGTGCGTGAGGTGCACCACGTCGCGCTGCTCATCGGATACGGAGCCGCCGCGGTCAACCCCTACCTCGCCATGGAGTCCGTCGAGGACCTGGTGCGGGCCGGCACGTTCATCGAGGGCCTTGAGCCCGAGCAGGCCATCCGCAATCTGATTTACGCGCTCGGCAAGGGCGTCCTGAAGGTCATGTCCAAGATGGGCATCTCCACGGTCGCCTCCTACCGGGGCGCCCAGGTCTTCGAGGCGGTCGGCCTCGACGAGGCCTTCGTGGCGAAGTACTTCATCGGCACCGCCACCAAGATCGGCGGCGCGGGCCTCGACGTCGTCGCCAAGGAGGTCGCCGCCCGGCACGCCAAGGCCTACCCCGCCTCCGGCACCCCCTCCGCCCACCGCGCCCTGGAGATCGGCGGCGAGTACCAGTGGCGCCGCGAGGGCGAGCCGCACCTGTTCGACCCGGAGACGGTCTTCCGCCTCCAGCACGCCACGCGCACCAAGCGCTACGACATCTTCAAGCAGTACACGGACCGCGTGAACGAGCAGTCCGAGCGCCTGATGACGCTGCGCGGTCTGTTCGGCTTCAGCGGTGAGCGCCCGTCGATCCCCATCGACGAGGTCGAGCCGGTCTCGGAGATCGTCAAGCGCTTCTCCACCGGCGCCATGTCGTACGGATCCATCTCGCGCGAGGCCCACGAAACCCTCGCCGTCGCCATGAACCAGCTGGGCGGCAAGTCCAACACCGGTGAGGGCGGCGAGGACGCGGACCGCCTGTACGACCCGGCGCGCCGCTCCGCCATCAAGCAGGTCGCCTCCGGCCGCTTCGGTGTCACCAGCGAGTACCTGGTCAACGCCGACGACATCCAGATCAAGATGGCCCAGGGCGCCAAGCCCGGCGAGGGCGGGCAGCTGCCCGGTCACAAGGTGTACCCGTGGGTCGCCAAGACCCGGCACTCCACCCCGGGCGTCGGCCTCATCTCGCCGCCGCCGCACCACGACATCTACTCCATCGAAGACCTGGCCCAGCTGATCCACGACCTCAAGAACGCCAACCCGGCCGCCCGCATCCACGTGAAGCTGGTCTCCGAGGTCGGCGTGGGCACGGTCGCCGCGGGTGTCTCCAAGGCGCACGCGGACGTCGTCCTCATCTCCGGCCACGACGGCGGCACCGGCGCCTCCCCGCTGACCAGCCTCAAGCACGCGGGCGGCCCCTGGGAGCTCGGCCTCGCCGAGACCCAGCAGACGCTGCTGCTCAACGGCCTGCGCGACCGCATCGTGGTGCAGACCGACGGTCAGCTCAAGACCGGTCGCGACGTCGTCATCGCCGCGCTGCTCGGCGCCGAGGAGTTCGGTTTCGCGACCGCGCCGCTCGTCGTCTCCGGCTGCGTCATGATGCGCGTCTGCCACCTGGACACCTGCCCGGTCGGCATCGCCACCCAGAACCCGGTCCTGCGCGACCGCTTCTCCGGCAAGCCCGAATTCGTCGTGAACTTCTTCGAGTTCATCGCCGAAGAGGTCCGCGAGATCCTGGCCGAACTCGGCTTCCGCAGCATCGAGGAGGCCGTCGGCCACGCCGAACTCCTGGACACCGACCGGGCCGTGACGCACTGGAAGGCCCAGGGTCTCGACCTCGCGCCGCTGTTCCACGTGCCCGAGCTGCCCGAGGGCGCCGTGCGCCACGCGGTGACCCAGCAGGACCACGGCCTGGCGAAGGCGCTCGACAACGAGCTCATCAAGCTCGCCGCCGACGCCCTCGAAGCCGAGACCCCCGAGGCCGCCCAGCCGGTCCGCGCGCAGATCGCGATCCGCAACATCAACCGGACGGTCGGCACCATGCTCGGCCACGAGGTGACGAAGAGGTTCGGCGGCGCGGGACTGCCCGACGACACCATCGACATCACCTTCACCGGCTCGGCGGGCCAGTCCTTCGGCGCCTTCCTGCCGCGCGGCGTGACGCTGCGCCTGGAGGGCGACGCCAACGACTACGTCGGCAAGGGCCTGTCCGGCGGCCGCGTCGTCGTCCGGCCCGACCGGGGCGCCGACCACCTCGCGGAGTACTCCACGATCGCGGGCAACACCATCGCCTACGGCGCGACCGGCGGCGAGCTGTTCCTGCGCGGCCGCACCGGCGAGCGCTTCTGCGTGCGCAACTCGGGCGCCACGGTCGTCTCGGAGGGCGTGGGCGACCACGGCTGCGAGTACATGACCGGCGGCCACGCCGTCGTCCTCGGCGAGACCGGGCGCAACTTCGCGGCCGGCATGTCCGGCGGCATTGCCTACGTCATCGACCTGGACCGCGACAACGTCAACTCCGGGAACCTGGGCGCCATCGAGGCCCTGAGCGACACCGACAAGCAGTGGCTGCACGACGTCGTGCGCCGCCACTTCGAGGAGACCGCCTCCACGGTCGCCGAGAAGCTGCTCGCCGACTGGTCCGCGCACGTGGACCGCTTCAGCAAGATCATCCCCACCACGTACAAGGCAGTGCTCGCCGCCAAGGACGCCGCTGAGCTCGCCGGTCTCTCCGAGCAGGAGACCACCGAGAAGATGATGGAGGCGGCGACCCATGGCTGA
- a CDS encoding VIT1/CCC1 transporter family protein gives MSIIDTEATLHEAHRDNHTHRDVNGGWLRPAVFGAMDGLVSNLALMTGVAGGAVSHQTIVITGLAGLAAGAFSMAAGEYTSVASQRELVEAELDIERRELRKHPADEERELAELYMSRGVEPGLAREVARQLSRDPEQALEIHAREELGIDPTDLPSPLVAAVSSFASFALGALLPLLPYLLGARALWPAVLLALVGLFGCGAVVAKVTARSWWFSGVRQLALGGAAAALTFGLGHLFDTAIG, from the coding sequence GTGTCCATCATTGATACCGAAGCGACGCTGCACGAGGCGCACCGCGACAACCACACCCACCGTGACGTCAACGGTGGCTGGCTGCGCCCGGCCGTGTTCGGCGCGATGGACGGCCTGGTCTCCAACCTCGCCCTGATGACGGGTGTCGCCGGCGGCGCCGTCTCGCACCAGACCATCGTCATCACCGGGCTCGCCGGTCTCGCGGCCGGCGCCTTCTCGATGGCGGCCGGCGAGTACACCTCGGTCGCCTCGCAGCGCGAGCTCGTGGAGGCCGAACTCGACATCGAGCGGCGGGAGTTGCGCAAGCACCCGGCCGACGAGGAGCGCGAGCTCGCCGAGCTGTACATGTCGCGCGGCGTCGAGCCGGGCCTGGCCCGCGAGGTCGCCCGCCAGCTCTCGCGCGACCCCGAGCAGGCGCTGGAGATCCACGCCCGCGAGGAACTGGGCATCGACCCCACCGACCTGCCCTCGCCCCTGGTCGCGGCGGTGTCCTCCTTCGCCTCCTTCGCGCTCGGCGCGCTGCTGCCACTGCTGCCCTATCTGCTGGGCGCGAGGGCGCTGTGGCCCGCGGTGCTGCTCGCCCTGGTGGGCCTGTTCGGATGCGGCGCGGTGGTCGCCAAGGTGACGGCCCGCTCGTGGTGGTTCAGCGGCGTGCGCCAGCTGGCTCTCGGCGGCGCGGCGGCCGCCCTGACCTTCGGACTCGGCCACCTCTTCGACACCGCCATCGGCTGA